A genomic stretch from Akkermansia massiliensis includes:
- a CDS encoding 3'-5' exonuclease: protein MTLPADMIGGLRFAAIDFESAGAARGETDQPVQIGIAACPSLEGEPELWTSYISTDKPVLWSASQVHGITTEMLADAPSFPSLWPAIRSRLGDAVVVGHNPATERKFLRRFPGHGFGPWLDTLALGKMCVPGLPDYSLSTLCDSLGLTPSVDALLPGRRWHDALYDALGSLLVVRFLVRELKLSSQPLEVLGRALGK, encoded by the coding sequence ATGACTCTGCCCGCAGACATGATCGGCGGCCTGCGCTTCGCCGCCATTGATTTTGAATCCGCCGGGGCGGCCCGGGGGGAGACGGACCAGCCCGTTCAGATAGGCATTGCCGCCTGTCCTTCCCTGGAAGGGGAGCCGGAGCTGTGGACGTCCTATATTTCTACGGACAAACCCGTTTTATGGTCGGCCTCCCAGGTGCACGGCATTACTACGGAGATGCTGGCGGATGCGCCTTCCTTTCCCTCCCTGTGGCCGGCTATCCGTTCCCGCCTGGGGGACGCCGTGGTGGTGGGACATAACCCCGCCACGGAACGGAAGTTCCTGCGCCGCTTTCCGGGGCACGGCTTCGGGCCGTGGCTGGATACGCTGGCGCTCGGGAAGATGTGCGTGCCGGGCCTGCCGGATTATTCCCTGTCCACTTTGTGTGATTCCCTGGGGCTAACCCCCTCCGTGGATGCTCTGCTTCCCGGCCGCCGGTGGCATGACGCCCTGTATGATGCGCTGGGAAGCCTGCTCGTCGTCCGGTTCCTGGTGCGGGAGCTGAAGCTGTCCTCCCAGCCCCTGGAGGTGCTTGGCAGGGCGTTGGGAAAGTGA
- a CDS encoding AAA family ATPase, with translation MIHDLLVRGVTVFPGSEHFEFVPGINVVVGGNDSGKSHLLKLCYTVAKWSADGGRKSLPEKWAEEQRLRKDLMRVFASRGLAGLTARNRGNAHAHVEASMEGDGVPEGMGNLVFDFQAGHEEEGLSIQEMPKRFLNVPVVFLAAREVLTIYPSFVQVGSRFPEFLDGGSWDLCRYLDVDAAAEPISTDAGRVVARLEKIIGGEVVKRDGRFFLQRPGQQPIEMSLVAEGFKRLGTLSYLIRNGSVKRGSVLFWDEPEMNLNASHLPVLVKTLTGLAKTGVQVILSSHSLFLLRELMIQLSEPRNAMVQRKFFGMSVPRGDRSGVKVTWGESLEDVGPIESLEAEIEQADRYLKLSYES, from the coding sequence ATGATACATGACCTACTGGTGCGCGGCGTGACGGTGTTTCCCGGGAGCGAACATTTTGAGTTTGTCCCCGGAATCAATGTGGTGGTGGGCGGCAATGATTCCGGCAAGAGCCATCTGCTGAAATTGTGCTATACCGTAGCCAAGTGGAGCGCGGACGGGGGCAGGAAGTCCCTGCCGGAGAAATGGGCGGAGGAACAGCGGCTCCGGAAGGACCTGATGCGGGTCTTCGCGTCCCGCGGACTGGCCGGGCTGACGGCACGGAACCGCGGGAACGCCCATGCCCATGTGGAGGCCTCCATGGAGGGGGACGGGGTGCCGGAAGGCATGGGGAACCTGGTGTTTGATTTTCAGGCGGGGCATGAGGAGGAGGGGCTGAGCATTCAGGAGATGCCCAAACGCTTCCTGAACGTGCCGGTGGTGTTCCTGGCGGCGCGGGAGGTTCTGACCATTTACCCGAGCTTTGTACAGGTGGGGAGCAGGTTCCCCGAGTTCCTGGACGGGGGGAGCTGGGACCTCTGCCGTTACCTGGACGTGGATGCGGCAGCGGAACCTATCAGCACGGACGCCGGGCGCGTGGTCGCCAGGCTGGAGAAGATCATCGGCGGGGAGGTGGTGAAGCGCGACGGACGGTTCTTTTTGCAGCGTCCCGGACAGCAGCCGATCGAGATGAGCCTGGTGGCGGAGGGCTTCAAAAGGCTGGGCACGCTGAGCTACCTGATCCGGAACGGTTCCGTGAAAAGAGGGTCCGTGCTGTTCTGGGATGAGCCGGAAATGAACCTGAACGCCTCCCATCTGCCCGTGCTGGTGAAAACCCTGACGGGGCTTGCCAAGACGGGGGTGCAGGTGATTCTGTCCTCCCACAGCCTGTTCCTGCTGCGGGAGCTGATGATTCAGCTTTCCGAACCCCGCAATGCCATGGTGCAGAGGAAGTTTTTCGGGATGAGCGTGCCGCGGGGAGACCGCTCCGGGGTAAAGGTGACCTGGGGGGAATCCCTGGAGGATGTGGGGCCTATCGAATCTCTTGAAGCGGAAATCGAGCAGGCGGACAGGTATTTGAAGCTGAGCTATGAGTCATAA
- the ftsH gene encoding ATP-dependent zinc metalloprotease FtsH, whose translation MPPSPPRPPKFPGSGKPESPNWGVWVMVLLIAGVLAFGFFTPESFGLGPRKENLESFEAQYKAGRVVLNDPKAPVEVVLSENGSEGVIHALVYKKDIQPKVEMKPFVLSYSMSLPDRDKPLLNELSGYRMVESPYRTEAGKNVSIIPEEAQKLSVPEFNRLALEGRIAGGNEGLVLAEDGNQNVLVGQIVTRIWPAATGDASVDKQRFERVEVPFTLEFQGDRVKQLLGPDTKFKRESGSWGGILLNLLPIVLILVILFFMFRAQSGGARGAMSFGKSRARLIAPDKNKVTFKDVAGISEAKEEVWELVEFLRNPEKFRDLGATIPRGVLMVGSPGTGKTLLARAIAGESNASFYSISGSDFVEMFVGVGASRVRDMFEQAKRTAPSLIFIDEIDAVGRQRGYGMGGGNDEREQTLNALLVEMDGFENNSNVIVIAATNRADILDPALLRPGRFDRQVVVNLPDVRGREQILQVHARKVKMAPGVGFARIARGTAGFSGAQLANLINEAALLAARKGLKEITEAELEEARDKVSWGRERRSLAINERGRRITAVHEAGHAICLLKTPHSEPLHRVTIVPRGGALGMTMWLPSDDKMHQLRSEMLDQLVVAMGGRCAEQIVFGDVTSGATGDIKSATSLARRMVCEFGMSEKLGLIEYGEHQGEVYIARDLGTRSRNYSESTAELIDSEVRFLVDSAYERAMTILTENRDKLDMLTEALMEFETLEGSQVMDILEYGEMKNPPAKVTPPPMPSEVEEQPGKGDSGSSVKKDAEEDRTEDAEERKKESGQTEQDPFSYNPVEEYGKDGEEKK comes from the coding sequence ATGCCACCCAGTCCTCCTCGTCCTCCCAAATTTCCCGGCTCCGGAAAGCCCGAATCCCCCAACTGGGGCGTGTGGGTCATGGTTCTTCTCATTGCAGGCGTCCTCGCGTTCGGATTTTTCACCCCGGAATCCTTTGGACTGGGGCCCCGCAAGGAAAACCTGGAATCCTTTGAAGCCCAGTACAAGGCAGGCCGCGTGGTGCTGAACGATCCGAAGGCCCCCGTGGAAGTGGTGCTGAGCGAGAACGGCTCTGAAGGCGTCATCCATGCGCTGGTTTATAAAAAGGACATCCAGCCGAAGGTGGAAATGAAACCCTTCGTGCTGTCCTATTCCATGTCCCTGCCGGACCGGGACAAGCCTCTGCTGAACGAGCTTTCCGGCTACAGGATGGTGGAAAGCCCGTACCGGACGGAGGCGGGGAAAAATGTTTCCATTATTCCTGAAGAAGCGCAGAAGCTTTCCGTGCCCGAGTTCAACCGCCTGGCTCTGGAAGGCCGCATCGCGGGCGGAAATGAGGGCCTTGTCCTGGCGGAAGACGGGAACCAGAACGTGCTGGTCGGCCAGATTGTCACCCGCATCTGGCCTGCTGCCACGGGGGACGCCTCCGTGGACAAGCAGCGTTTTGAACGCGTGGAAGTGCCTTTTACCCTGGAATTCCAGGGAGACCGGGTCAAACAGTTGCTGGGGCCGGATACGAAGTTCAAGCGCGAGTCCGGCTCCTGGGGCGGCATTCTGCTGAACCTGCTGCCTATCGTGCTCATTCTGGTAATCCTGTTCTTCATGTTCCGCGCGCAGAGCGGCGGGGCCAGGGGCGCCATGAGCTTCGGCAAGAGCCGGGCGCGCCTCATCGCCCCGGACAAGAACAAGGTGACGTTCAAGGACGTGGCCGGCATCAGCGAGGCGAAGGAGGAGGTATGGGAACTGGTGGAATTCCTGCGCAATCCGGAAAAGTTCCGTGACCTGGGCGCCACCATTCCCCGCGGCGTGCTGATGGTGGGCTCTCCCGGTACGGGCAAGACCCTGCTGGCACGCGCCATCGCCGGGGAATCCAATGCATCTTTTTATTCCATCAGCGGTTCGGACTTTGTGGAAATGTTCGTGGGCGTGGGCGCGAGCCGCGTGCGCGACATGTTTGAGCAAGCCAAGAGAACGGCCCCCAGCCTGATTTTCATTGATGAAATTGACGCCGTGGGCCGTCAGCGCGGCTACGGCATGGGGGGCGGCAATGACGAACGGGAGCAGACGCTGAACGCCCTGCTGGTGGAGATGGACGGTTTTGAAAACAACTCCAATGTGATCGTAATTGCGGCGACCAACCGTGCGGACATCCTGGACCCGGCGCTGCTCCGTCCGGGCCGTTTTGACCGGCAGGTGGTGGTGAACCTTCCGGACGTCCGGGGGCGCGAACAAATCCTCCAGGTGCACGCCAGAAAGGTGAAAATGGCTCCCGGAGTCGGTTTTGCGCGCATTGCCCGCGGCACGGCCGGCTTCTCCGGAGCCCAGTTGGCCAACCTGATCAATGAAGCCGCCCTGCTGGCCGCCCGTAAGGGATTGAAGGAGATTACGGAAGCGGAACTGGAAGAAGCCCGCGACAAGGTCAGTTGGGGCCGCGAACGCCGCAGCCTGGCGATTAATGAACGCGGGCGCCGCATTACCGCCGTGCATGAGGCGGGACACGCCATCTGCCTGTTGAAGACCCCGCACAGCGAACCTTTGCACCGGGTGACCATCGTTCCCCGTGGGGGAGCCCTGGGCATGACCATGTGGCTTCCTTCGGACGACAAGATGCACCAGCTCCGGTCCGAGATGCTTGACCAGCTCGTCGTGGCGATGGGCGGCCGCTGCGCTGAACAAATCGTCTTTGGCGACGTGACCAGCGGAGCTACCGGAGACATCAAGAGCGCCACCAGCCTGGCCCGCCGCATGGTGTGCGAGTTCGGCATGAGCGAGAAACTGGGGCTGATCGAATACGGCGAACACCAGGGGGAAGTGTACATTGCCCGCGACCTGGGGACGCGATCCCGCAATTATTCCGAATCCACGGCGGAACTGATTGACTCGGAAGTCCGCTTCCTGGTGGACAGCGCGTATGAACGCGCCATGACCATCCTGACGGAGAACCGGGACAAGCTGGACATGCTGACGGAAGCCCTGATGGAATTTGAAACGCTGGAAGGCTCCCAGGTCATGGACATTCTGGAATACGGGGAAATGAAGAATCCTCCCGCCAAGGTGACCCCGCCTCCCATGCCTTCGGAGGTGGAAGAGCAGCCCGGGAAGGGTGATTCCGGTTCTTCCGTGAAGAAGGATGCCGAAGAAGACCGCACGGAGGACGCGGAGGAACGGAAGAAGGAGAGCGGCCAGACGGAGCAGGACCCCTTTTCCTACAATCCCGTGGAGGAGTACGGCAAGGACGGCGAAGAGAAGAAATAA
- the rsfS gene encoding ribosome silencing factor — protein MVANDAMELARMCARAADDAKAENVRVYDLRGMSSLTDFMVVCTGLSVPHLRAVIRELEESVREKTGALPTYVEDTPVALWSVVDYIDVMVHIMGQETREFYGMDTLWKDAPLVEY, from the coding sequence ATGGTAGCCAACGATGCGATGGAACTGGCCAGGATGTGCGCCCGCGCCGCGGATGACGCCAAGGCTGAAAATGTGCGGGTGTACGACCTGCGCGGCATGTCTTCCCTGACGGATTTCATGGTGGTGTGCACGGGCTTGTCCGTCCCCCACCTGCGCGCCGTCATCCGGGAGCTGGAAGAATCCGTCCGGGAAAAGACGGGCGCCCTCCCCACCTATGTGGAAGACACGCCCGTGGCGCTGTGGTCCGTGGTGGACTACATTGACGTGATGGTTCACATCATGGGGCAGGAAACGCGCGAATTCTACGGTATGGACACCCTGTGGAAGGATGCCCCCTTGGTGGAGTACTAA
- the menB gene encoding 1,4-dihydroxy-2-naphthoyl-CoA synthase yields MSAQWTTAREYTDIKYETTDDGSIAKITINRPQVRNAFRPQTVHEMLNALNAAHEDPKVGVVILTGEGPDAFCSGGDQKVRGNAGYIGEDGVPRLNILDVQRTIRTMPKPVVAMVAGYAIGGGHVLHVVCDLTIAADNAKFGQTGPKVGSFDGGLGSSYLARIVGQKKAREIWYLCRQYDAREALDMGLVNTVVPLEKLEEETLSWCRQMLRHSPLALRCLKASLNADCDGQMGLLDLAGNATLLYYMSEEAKEGKNAFVEKRAPDFSKFPRLP; encoded by the coding sequence ATGAGCGCACAATGGACCACCGCCAGGGAATATACGGATATCAAGTATGAAACAACGGACGACGGCAGCATCGCGAAAATCACGATCAACCGCCCCCAAGTCCGCAACGCGTTCCGTCCCCAGACCGTGCATGAAATGCTCAACGCCCTCAACGCCGCGCATGAAGACCCCAAGGTGGGCGTGGTCATCCTGACCGGGGAAGGCCCTGACGCCTTCTGCTCCGGCGGCGACCAGAAAGTGCGCGGAAATGCCGGCTACATCGGTGAAGACGGCGTGCCGCGCCTGAATATTCTGGATGTGCAGCGCACCATCCGCACCATGCCCAAGCCCGTCGTCGCCATGGTGGCCGGCTACGCCATCGGCGGTGGGCACGTCCTCCATGTCGTCTGCGACCTCACCATCGCCGCGGACAACGCCAAATTCGGCCAGACGGGCCCCAAGGTCGGCTCCTTTGACGGCGGTCTCGGCTCCTCCTACCTGGCGCGCATCGTGGGCCAGAAAAAGGCTCGGGAAATCTGGTACCTGTGCAGGCAGTACGACGCGCGGGAAGCGCTGGACATGGGACTGGTCAATACCGTGGTGCCTCTGGAAAAGCTGGAAGAGGAAACGCTCTCCTGGTGCCGCCAGATGCTCCGGCACAGCCCCCTGGCCCTCCGCTGCCTGAAAGCCTCCCTGAACGCTGACTGCGACGGACAGATGGGCCTGCTGGACCTGGCCGGAAACGCCACCCTGCTCTACTACATGAGCGAGGAAGCGAAGGAAGGCAAAAACGCCTTCGTCGAAAAACGCGCACCCGACTTCTCCAAATTCCCCAGACTCCCGTAA
- a CDS encoding GDSL-type esterase/lipase family protein produces MKASVFLAAFLLLSLSSVFAEKPPAGIVLDPPDVPRMNTQHWVPARYKVVREQLLGKECGILFVGDSITQGWEQEGAEWWKKVFLPMKAVNFGVSGDRTESILWRMEDTELAVKTPPRYCVLLAGTNNIGRWEGKQPAEETVKGIREVAVRLLKRFPETRLILMEVTPYGPDPSAPLRKRQEEINERLRGLKLPRTTILSINGRLLNADGTFREGMFRDKVHLTAKGYQAWAEALMPLLNREG; encoded by the coding sequence ATGAAAGCTTCCGTTTTTCTTGCCGCTTTTCTGCTCCTGTCCCTTTCTTCCGTTTTTGCGGAGAAGCCCCCGGCAGGGATTGTCCTGGATCCCCCGGACGTTCCCAGGATGAACACGCAGCACTGGGTTCCCGCCCGTTACAAGGTAGTCCGGGAGCAGTTGCTGGGGAAGGAGTGCGGCATCCTGTTCGTGGGGGATTCCATCACGCAGGGCTGGGAGCAGGAAGGCGCGGAATGGTGGAAGAAGGTGTTCCTGCCGATGAAGGCGGTCAACTTCGGCGTCAGCGGAGACAGGACGGAGAGCATCCTGTGGCGCATGGAGGATACGGAGCTGGCAGTCAAAACGCCGCCGCGTTACTGCGTTCTGCTGGCCGGGACGAATAACATCGGACGGTGGGAAGGGAAGCAGCCCGCGGAAGAAACGGTAAAGGGCATCCGGGAAGTGGCCGTGCGCCTGCTGAAGAGGTTCCCGGAAACCCGTCTGATCCTGATGGAGGTGACGCCCTACGGTCCCGATCCTTCCGCACCCCTCCGCAAGCGGCAGGAGGAGATCAATGAACGCCTGCGCGGTTTGAAACTGCCCCGGACCACCATTCTCTCCATTAACGGACGCCTGTTGAATGCGGACGGAACGTTCCGGGAAGGAATGTTCAGAGACAAGGTGCACCTGACCGCGAAAGGCTACCAGGCCTGGGCGGAGGCGCTGATGCCCCTGCTGAACCGGGAAGGCTGA
- the mutS gene encoding DNA mismatch repair protein MutS — MSNSGPTSTPMMDQYLRMKKGLPEDVLLFFRLGDFYEMFFEDAKEASSILGLTLTKRHGIPMCGVPHHSAEGYIGRLVKGGKRVAIAEQTTIPQPGKLVERELTRVISAGTLADMNLLDSSRHNYIVALYKDKKHFGLACVDHTTGEFSVAQFEHMDLLLDELSRINPSELLISDEQTDCFPGAYPTLYYDGYTFLPSTAIPNLLSHFRVHSLDGFGCGEMTAALGASGAVLHYLGYQLRRPTDHLRRISVRATESAVLIDQASQRNLDLVDSRGGVKLSLLGTLDRTSTPMGARKLRDWLLHPLCDLEKLQARQEMISVLLQEPYLMSKLRESLKNVRDMERLTGRISQGAGNARDLQALASSLGRIPALRDDLESLPGSGEMLESIRSRMGCFDELVDLLQRALVDEPPVTIKEGGIIREGYHAGLDELRLASRDGKEWLAQLQEKERRRTGIDSLKIRFNNVFGYYIEVTKSHYDKVPPDYQRKQTLVNAERFVTPELKQMENTILGADERSRQVEYEQFLLLREEVGRHIDGIQITADAMADLDVLLGLAEGAQQYQYCRPVLDNSMTLRIVNGRHPVIEQNVSGDVFVPNDAFLEPEENRLILLTGPNMAGKSTYIRQVALITLMAQIGAYVPAESAHIGLVDRIFCRVGASDDLARGQSTFMVEMSETSLILNNATERSLIILDEIGRGTATFDGLSIAWAVAEYLHDELKSRTLFATHYHELTDLARSRAGVQNYNVAVREWKEEIVFLRKIVQGAADKSYGIQVARLAGMPAAIVDRAKAILSHLEMNSTRPRKKDRARLAEPRAKNTDMDDDMPTGEYAQLELF; from the coding sequence ATGAGTAATTCCGGACCTACCTCCACCCCGATGATGGATCAGTACCTTCGCATGAAGAAGGGCTTGCCGGAGGACGTCCTGCTGTTTTTCCGGCTGGGGGATTTTTATGAGATGTTCTTTGAGGACGCCAAGGAGGCTTCCTCTATTCTGGGCCTGACGCTGACCAAGCGCCACGGCATTCCGATGTGCGGGGTGCCTCACCACAGCGCGGAAGGGTATATTGGCCGCCTGGTGAAGGGAGGGAAGCGCGTGGCGATTGCGGAGCAGACCACCATTCCGCAGCCGGGCAAGCTGGTGGAGCGGGAGCTGACCCGCGTGATTTCCGCCGGAACCCTGGCGGATATGAATCTGCTGGATTCCTCCCGCCACAATTACATCGTGGCTCTTTATAAGGATAAAAAGCATTTCGGCCTGGCATGCGTGGACCACACCACGGGGGAATTTTCCGTGGCCCAGTTTGAGCACATGGACCTGCTTCTGGACGAGCTGTCCCGCATCAATCCTTCCGAACTTCTGATCAGCGACGAGCAGACGGACTGCTTCCCCGGCGCCTATCCCACGCTTTATTACGACGGGTATACGTTCCTGCCTTCCACGGCCATTCCCAATCTGCTGAGCCACTTCCGGGTGCATTCCCTGGACGGTTTCGGCTGCGGGGAGATGACCGCCGCTTTGGGGGCGTCTGGCGCGGTGCTTCATTACCTGGGCTACCAGCTCCGCCGCCCCACGGACCATTTGCGCCGTATTTCCGTGCGCGCCACGGAGAGCGCCGTGCTGATTGACCAGGCCAGCCAGAGGAACCTGGACCTGGTGGATTCCCGCGGCGGCGTGAAGCTTTCCCTGCTGGGAACCCTGGACAGGACGAGCACCCCGATGGGCGCGCGCAAGCTCCGGGACTGGCTGCTCCACCCCCTGTGCGACCTGGAAAAGCTCCAGGCGCGGCAGGAGATGATCTCCGTTCTTTTGCAGGAACCCTACCTGATGAGCAAGCTGCGGGAGAGCCTGAAAAACGTCCGGGACATGGAACGGCTGACGGGCCGCATTTCCCAGGGCGCAGGGAACGCCCGTGACCTCCAGGCGCTGGCTTCCTCCCTGGGGCGCATTCCCGCGCTCAGGGATGATCTGGAATCCCTGCCCGGAAGCGGGGAAATGCTGGAAAGCATCCGCTCCCGCATGGGCTGCTTTGACGAGCTGGTGGACCTGCTCCAGCGCGCCCTGGTGGATGAGCCGCCCGTGACGATCAAGGAGGGCGGCATCATCCGGGAAGGGTACCACGCCGGGCTGGATGAGTTGCGCCTGGCTTCCCGCGACGGGAAGGAGTGGCTGGCCCAGCTCCAGGAGAAGGAGCGCAGGCGGACGGGCATTGATTCCCTGAAAATCCGCTTCAACAACGTTTTCGGCTACTACATTGAAGTAACCAAGAGCCATTACGACAAGGTGCCTCCCGACTACCAGCGCAAGCAGACGCTGGTGAATGCGGAACGCTTCGTCACCCCGGAGCTCAAGCAGATGGAGAATACCATCCTGGGGGCGGACGAACGTTCCCGCCAGGTGGAGTATGAACAGTTCCTGCTGCTGCGGGAGGAAGTGGGGCGCCACATTGACGGCATCCAGATTACGGCGGACGCCATGGCGGACCTGGACGTGCTGCTGGGGCTGGCGGAGGGCGCGCAGCAGTACCAGTACTGCCGCCCCGTGCTGGACAATTCCATGACCCTGCGCATTGTCAACGGCCGCCATCCCGTTATCGAGCAGAATGTTTCCGGCGACGTGTTCGTGCCCAATGACGCCTTTCTGGAACCGGAGGAAAACCGCCTCATCCTGCTGACCGGGCCCAACATGGCGGGCAAGAGCACCTATATCCGCCAGGTGGCCCTGATTACGCTGATGGCCCAGATCGGGGCTTACGTTCCGGCGGAGTCCGCCCACATCGGCCTGGTGGACCGCATTTTCTGCCGCGTGGGGGCCAGCGACGACCTGGCGCGCGGGCAGTCCACCTTCATGGTGGAGATGAGTGAGACGTCTTTGATCCTGAACAACGCCACGGAGCGTTCCCTGATTATTCTGGATGAAATCGGGCGCGGGACCGCCACCTTTGACGGCCTTTCCATCGCGTGGGCCGTGGCGGAATACCTGCATGACGAGTTGAAGTCCCGCACCCTGTTCGCCACACATTACCATGAACTGACGGACCTGGCCCGTTCCAGGGCCGGCGTGCAGAATTACAATGTGGCCGTGCGGGAATGGAAGGAGGAGATTGTGTTCCTGCGCAAGATCGTGCAGGGGGCGGCGGACAAGTCCTACGGCATCCAGGTGGCCCGCCTGGCGGGCATGCCTGCCGCCATCGTGGACCGCGCCAAGGCCATCCTGTCCCATCTGGAAATGAATTCCACGCGGCCCCGGAAAAAGGACCGCGCCCGTCTGGCGGAACCCAGGGCCAAGAATACGGACATGGACGACGATATGCCCACCGGAGAGTACGCCCAGCTGGAGTTGTTCTGA